From one Lolium rigidum isolate FL_2022 chromosome 4, APGP_CSIRO_Lrig_0.1, whole genome shotgun sequence genomic stretch:
- the LOC124706867 gene encoding RGG repeats nuclear RNA binding protein A-like, whose protein sequence is MKRDGAGRGNWGTTSDELLAQETEALKLEEKAPVPEKQGAQEDAPQAEENKVSKDATANVEEEKEEEDKEMTPDEFEKVMEEKRKALLALKSEERKVEIDKYMQAMQLLSTKKGNDEVFIKLGADKDALKKKETAERDERAKKSVSINEFLKPAEGERYYGGRGRGGRGRGDRGGFRGGFGGGYHAPPAAPTIQDQNLFPTLGGK, encoded by the exons ATGAAGCGTGACGGTGCTGGCCGTGGGAACTGGGGAACTACCTCTGATGAACTTCTTGCCCA GGAAACTGAGGCCCTCAAGCTGGAGGAGAAGGCCCCTGTCCCTGAGAAGCAGGGTGCACAGGAGGATGCACCACAGGCAGAGGAGAACAAGGTCAGCAAAGATGCCACTGCAAATgttgaagaagaaaaggaagaagaagataag GAGATGACTCCTGATGAATTTGAGAAAGTAATGGAGGAGAAGCGGAAAGCACTTCTTGCTTTGAAGTCTGAGGAGAGGAAGGTTGAAATTGATAAGTACATGCAGGCTATGCAACTGCTTTCCACTAAGAAAGGAAATGATGAAGTTTTCATCAAGCTG GGTGCTGATAAGGATGCTTTAAAgaagaaagaaaccgctgaacgtGATGAGCGTGCTAAGAAG TCTGTGAGCATAAACGAGTTCCTGAAACCTGCTGAAGGAGAAAGGTACTATGGTGGCCGAGGACGTGGCGGCAGGGGGCGTGGGGACCGTGGAGGCTTCAGAGGGGGATTTGGTGGAGGCTATCATGCCCCGCCGGCCGCTCCAACAATTCAAGACCAGAACCTGTTCCCAACTCTCGGTGGGAAGTGA
- the LOC124706865 gene encoding RGG repeats nuclear RNA binding protein A-like yields the protein MATTLNPFDLLGDDEGEDPAQLLAKAAALAQKAEAKKSAPAAAAGKPAAKLPTKPAPPAQAVQESRGGSRGGFRQGERGYGRGGRGGYGQNREFGGEDTNGYRGGGYGARTGGEEGGERGPRPPYQGARRGGYREGEFGDDSERPPRRNYERHSGTGRGYEMKRDGAGRGNWGTASDELAQETEAFKLEEKAPVAEKLGAPEDAPQAEENKVSKDATTNVEEEKEEDKEMTLEEFEKVMEEKRKALLALKRSEERKVEIDKDLQAMQLLCTKKGNDEVFIKLGADKDALKKKENAEREERAKKSVSINEFLKPAEGERYYGGRGRGSRGRGDRGGFRGGFGGGYHGPPAAPAIQDQNQFPTLGGK from the exons ATGGCGACGACCCTCAACCCCTTTGACCTcctcggcgacgacgagggcgaggACCCCGCGCAGCTGCTGGCCAAAGCCGCCGCCTTGGCGCAGAAGGCCGAGGCCAAGAAGtcggcgccggccgccgccgccgggaagcCGGCCGCCAAGCTGCCCACCAAGCCGGCCCCACCTGCGCAGGCTG TCCAGGAGTCACGAGGTGGTTCACGCGGAGGATTCAGGCAAGGTGAACGGGGCTACGGCAGAGGTGGCCGAGGAGGGTATGGCCAAAACCGCGAATTTGGCGGTGAAGACACGAATGGCTACAGGGGAGGAGGATATGGTGCCAGAACTGgaggcgaggaaggcggagagAGGGGCCCTCGCCCACCCTACCAGGGAGCCCGCCGAGGTGGGTATCGCGAAGGCGAGTTTGGTGATGATTCCGAGAGGCCGCCTCGAAGGAACTATGAGCGCCACAGCGGCACAGGCCGTGGGTATGAGATGAAGCGTGACGGTGCTGGCCGTGGGAACTGGGGAACTGCCTCTGATGAACTTGCCCA GGAAACTGAGGCCTTCAAGCTGGAGGAGAAGGCACCTGTTGCTGAGAAGCTGGGTGCACCGGAGGATGCACCACAGGCAGAGGAGAACAAGGTCAGCAAAGATGCCACTACAAATgtcgaagaggaaaaggaagaagacaag GAGATGACTCTTGAGGAATTTGAGAAAGTAATGGAGGAGAAGCGGAAAGCACTTCTTGCTTTGAAGAGGTCTGAGGAGAGGAAAGTTGAAATTGATAAGGATCTGCAGGCTATGCAACTGCTTTGCACTAAGAAGGGAAATGATGAAGTTTTCATCAAACTG GGTGCTGATAAGGATGctttgaagaagaaagaaaatGCTGAACGCGAGGAGCGTGCCAAGAAG TCTGTGAGCATCAATGAGTTCCTGAAACCTGCTGAGGGAGAAAGGTACTATGGCGGCCGAGGACGTGGCAGCAGGGGGCGTGGTGACCGTGGAGGCTTCCGAGGTGGATTCGGTGGGGGCTATCATGGCCCGCCGGCCGCTCCAGCTATTCAAGACCAGAACCAGTTCCCAACTCTTGGTGGGAAGTGA
- the LOC124648061 gene encoding disease resistance protein RGA2-like, translated as MEVLVSAVIGEIVSRTISVVIEKCREQMTAKEQTTTEEDLQRLHQLLLRISAIIEEAEGRCIRNRGMIHQVSMMIVQLFRGYYLLDSFKSTQKKTDDEEVSGSLFAQSKFNPAKRFRRLSSYTQNYSMVVGRGSSKELKQFILVLESMVADLKEFPIFLMSYPRMYRQPYGSYLILDKFMFGRQMEREQAIGFLLQPEPPSGGNLGVLPIVGPGLIGKSTFVEHVCDDERVRNHFSLILRYRENDLKDEIPTTFRDHCVIKHQNSASNEERSLLVIELLGDVDEGAWKRLLQTSERCMGNGSKIIITSRSEKMVSVGTTQAIKLSCLSKEAFWYFFKMLVFGSTDPEEHPKLTSIAMELAVETCGSFMFAYVGATLLRANTSVRFWCRFLRQAREFRQKNNFVLGEYHEDRMSRYGWSIAETQQGYEDRKLFLIHHSHQKGPAAHSEVPRITIVDLLSGACSPMQRGKFEVLSWRSLIPPYYNYVYSCELVQNKNVRL; from the coding sequence ATGGAGGTCCTCGTTTCTGCAGTAATTGGTGAAATTGTCAGCAGAACTATATCTGTGGTGATCGAGAAGTGCCGCGAGCAGATGACCGCCAAGGAGCAGACAACCACCGAGGAGgatctgcagaggctgcaccaacTGCTTCTGAGGATATCGGCAATCATCGAGGAGGCTGAGGGGCGGTGCATCAGAAACCGAGGGATGATCCATCAGGTTAGCATGATGATAGTACAATTGTTCAGAGGGTACTACCTTCTCGACTCCTTCAAGTCCACACAGAAGAAGACAGATGATGAGGAGGTGAGTGGCTCCTTGTTTGCCCAATCTAAATTTAATCCGGCTAAGAGATTTCGCCGGTTATCTAGCTACACTCAAAATTATAGCATGGTAGTTGGTAGAGGCAGCAGTAAGGAGTTGAAACAGTTTATTCTTGTCCTAGAAAGCATGGTTGCTGATTTGAAGGAGTTCCCTATATTTCTGATGAGCTACCCTCGCATGTATCGCCAACCTTATGGCTCATATTTAATTTTAGACAAATTTATGTTCGGCCGACAAATGGAGAGGGAACAAGCCATCGGTTTCTTACTACAACCTGAGCCTCCAAGTGGTGGAAATTTGGGTGTCCTACCAATTGTTGGTCCTGGACTTATTGGGAAGAGCACATTTGTGGAACATGTTTGTGATGATGAGCGTGTGCGCAATCACTTCTCCTTGATCTTACGCTATAGAGAAAATGATCTAAAGGATGAAATTCCAACAACTTTTAGAGATCATTGTGTGATCAAGCATCAaaatagtgcctccaatgaagaaAGGTCGTTGCTTGTGATTGAGCTCTTAGGGGACGTGGACGAAGGGGCGTGGAAGAGGTTGTTGCAGACTTCTGAAAGATGCATGGGAAATGGGAGCAAAATCATTATCACTAGCCGTTCAGAGAAGATGGTCAGTGTTGGGACAACACAGGCCATCAAGCTAAGCTGTTTGTCTAAAGAAGCTTTCTGGTATTTCTTCAAGATGCTTGTGTTTGGTAGCACGGATCCAGAGGAGCACCCGAAGTTAACATCCATTGCCATGGAGCTAGCCGTCGAGACGTGTGGATCTTTCATGTTCGCATATGTTGGTGCCACCTTACTTAGAGCAAATACAAGTGTTCGGTTCTGGTGCAGGTTTCTTAGACAGGCTAGGGAATTCAGACAGAAGAACAACTTTGTGCTTGGTGAATATCATGAGGATCGTATGTCCCGGTACGGTTGGAGCATTGCTGAAACACAGCAAGGTTACGAGGATCGTAAGCTATTTCTAATACATCATAGTCACCAAAAAGGGCCAGCTGCTCACAGCGAAGTTCCGAGAATAACAATTGTGGATCTTCTCTCCGGGGCCTGTAGCCCTATGCAGCGGGGGAAGTTTGAGGTTTTGTCCTGGAGATCCCTCATACCGCCATACTACAACTATGTGTATTCTTGTGAGCTTGTGCAGAACAAGAACGTCAGGCTATAG
- the LOC124706866 gene encoding disease resistance protein RGA2-like: MEALISAVLGDIVSRAISVVVEKCREQTTANEETTIEDNQQRLHQLLLRISAVIEEAEGRCITNQGMIRQVSMMIKQMFRGYYLLDSFKCRNNKTDDEEVSLSSFAQSKFNPAKRFRRLSSNTQIESMEIGRDSSKELKQVVLVLESMVADMKEFAIFLMNYPRMYRQPYGSYLFLDNCMFGRQMEKEQAISFLLQAEPLVGGNLGVLPIVGPRLIGKSTLVEHVYDDERVRNHFSLILRYRGNDLTHETATTFRDHCVIKHQNIAFGKERSLVVIEFLGDVDEGAWKRLLQTSERCMAHGSKIIITSRSEKMVSVGTTQAIMLRCLSKEAYWYFFKMLVFGSTDPEEHPKLTSIAMKLALLMRGSFLHACVIAAVLRANLSAGIWCSVLIEVRKYIQNNTLVFGEYPEDHMTRYIWSIPERLRSSEERGLFLIHHSHQKGSATHGEVPRITVVDIISGTWSTLPRGKFEVLRWRSLIPPYYNYVYSCELVQNKNTRIEP, encoded by the coding sequence ATGGAGGCCCTCATTTCTGCAGTGCTTGGTGATATTGTGAGCAGAGCCATATCCGTGGTGGTCGAGAAGTGCCGCGAGCAGACGACCGCTAATGAGGAGACAACCATCGAGGATAACCAGCAGAGGCTACACCAACTGCTTCTGAGGATATCAGCGGTCATCGAGGAGGCTGAGGGGCGGTGTATCACAAACCAAGGGATGATCCGTCAGGTTAGCATGATGATAAAACAAATGTTCAGAGGGTACTACCTTCTCGACTCCTTCAAGTGCAGAAACAACAAGACCGATGATGAGGAGGTGAGTCTCTCCTCGTTTGCTCAATCCAAATTTAATCCGGCTAAGCGCTTTCGCCGCCTATCTAGTAACACTCAAATTGAGAGCATGGAAATTGGTAGAGACAGCAGCAAGGAGTTAAAACAGGTTGTTCTTGTCCTAGAAAGCATGGTTGCTGACATGAAGGAGTTTGCTATATTTCTGATGAACTACCCTCGCATGTACCGCCAACCTTATGGCTCATATTTATTTTTGGATAACTGTATGTTCGGCCGCCAAATGGAGAAGGaacaggccatcagcttcttgcTACAAGCTGAGCCTCTAGTGGGTGGAAATTTGGGTGTCCTACCAATAGTTGGTCCTCGACTTATTGGGAAGAGCACTCTTGTGGAACATGTTTACGATGATGAGCGTGTGCGCAATCACTTCTCCTTGATCTTGCGCTACAGAGGAAACGACCTTACGCATGAAACCGCAACAACTTTCAGAGATCATTGTGTGATCAAGCATCAAAATATTGCCTTCGGTAAAGAAAGGTCGTTGGTTGTCATTGAGTTCTTAGGGGACGTGGACGAAGGGGCCTGGAAGAGGTTGCTGCAGACTTCTGAAAGATGCATGGCACATGGGAGCAAAATCATAATCACTAGCCGTTCAGAGAAGATGGTCAGTGTTGGAACAACACAAGCCATCATGCTAAGATGTTTGTCTAAAGAAGCTTACTGGTATTTCTTCAAGATGCTCGTGTTCGGTAGCACGGATCCGGAGGAGCACCCAAAGTTAACATCCATTGCCATGAAGCTAGCCCTCTTGATGCGCGGATCTTTTCTACACGCATGTGTTATTGCCGCCGTACTGAGAGCAAATCTCAGTGCTGGGATCTGGTGCAGTGTTCTCATAGAGGTTAGGAAGTACATACAGAATAATACCTTGGTGTTCGGTGAATATCCCGAGGATCATATGACCCGGTACATTTGGAGCATTCCTGAAAGACTGCGAAGTTCCGAGGAGCGTGGGCTGTTTCTGATACATCATAGTCACCAAAAAGGGTCTGCCACTCACGGCGAAGTTCCAAGGATAACAGTGGTGGATATTATATCTGGGACCTGGAGCACTTTGCCGAGGGGCAAATTTGAGGTCTTGCGCTGGAGATCTCTCATACCGCCATACTATAACTACGTGTATTCTTGTGAGCTTGTGCAGAACAAGAACACTAGGATAGAGCCATAG